CTCACagccccccccacacccccagttCACAGCAGCACCCAGGAGTGGGAAGGCGGCTGGGGTGGGCAGTGCCGGCCCCGGGGAGatccccccgacccccccccagGGCACCGTCCTGCAGTTCTTCACTCGCCTGCGTCGCCACGCCAGCCTGGACGGGGCCAGCCCCTACTTCAGGATCAAGAAGTGGAAGCTGGAGAGCACCCAGCGAGCGTCCAGCCTGGACACCAGAGgtggggggcagtgggggggctccgcggggctgtgcagggtgcGTGGACATGTGTGGGTGAGGGGCTGGTGGTGCCGGTTGGGTttgtcccccagccctgccctgcgccCCCCCCAGGGTCCCCCAAGCGTCGGCAGTTCCAGAGGCAGCGGGCGGCCAGCGAGAGCATGGACCAGGAGGACCGGGACCCGCATCAGACCGACATCATCCAGTACATTGCCCACACGGACGACGTGGCCTTCCACCCCGCGGGGGgccccttcctgccctcccccgccagccccccacCCTCTCTCGGCAGGTATTTTTCAGTAGATAAGAGGGGACGGGGATGGGTGAGCCGGGCACCGGGAAAGTCACCGAGGGACCCCACGCTGCCCTGGGCATGGGGAGCTCCCACCTCTGCGGCTCTGGTGGGGCAACCGGGTCTGGggtgaggggtctgggggaggcTGGTGATGGGGAGGTTGGGCTGGTGCACGGGCACGGTGGTGGGGACAGCATGGGGGACCGGGTGGCACCATGGAACCGCTGTGGAGCCTGCAGGGGCCGAGCTGGCACATCCCTGCCCGCTGCCTGAGGGGTCTGTCCGGTCCCTGACGTGACACCGGGGTGGTGCTCGCAGGCTAGAGCCGGGCGAGGGGGGCGCGGGCAGCCCCGGCGAGTCCGGCGTCCCCGAGCAGCCCAGCGCCTACCACGACATCTGGAGCCTGCGCGCCTCGCTGGAGCTGTACGCGGCCTCCGAGCGCAGCAACGACCAGGACTCGGTGCGCAGCGACGGCGGGGACAGCGTCTCCTCCACCAGCGGCGTGCCCCCctgcccttccccttccctggacGAGGCTGAAGGCCCCGAGGAGAAGTTCTGGGGTCGGCCCAAGCCGGAGGAGTCGGAGCCCGGCACACGCAAGCTGCTGCAGATGGACAGTGGCTACGCCTCCATCGAGGCGCCCAGCCGGGGGGGCGAGGAGGGTCCCCCCAAGGACCAGACGGCCTCTGAGAAGCGCATTTGCTTCACCAGTGCTGGGCGGAAAGGAACGATCTTCGAGAGCTTCGAGGGCCGGGagccggaggaggaggaggaggaggaagaggaggaagaggaggacgggGGGAGCACGACCCTGGGCGCAGCGGGTGGGGGCCACCTCcgtccccacagccccctggcCTGGTCCCCGTACGGGCAGATGTTCCCGGGGCGGGAGGGGCTGCCCCGGCGGGACTACAGCATCGACGAGAAGACGGACGCGCTGTTCAACGCCTTCGTGCGCCACGACCCCCAGTTCGACGAGTCGCCGCTGCGGGGGAAGCACCGCTCCCGCACCCACCTGCGCAAGCAGTGGCAGCACACGAAGCAATTCAGCGACCCCGGCGTGCGGTACCCGGCGCTGGAGCGGCACCGGACGCCCCTGCGCCGCGGCGACAGCGCCAACTACCCCCTGGACGCCCGGTTCCACAGCCCCCTGCCCCGCATCGTCAGCGCCGGCGACGAGGAGGCGGCCGAGGCGGCCGATGGGGTCCCTCCTGCCCCGGCACTGCCTGACCCCGAGATCCAGGTGATCGTGGAGGAGCCCGGAGAGGCAGCCCCTGAGCCCAAGGCTGGCTCCGAGCCCCCTGAGGACGATGActgccccggccccgggagATGCTTGGGGCTGGGCTCCAGCTCGGAGCTAATGGACAAGATCGCCGGCGGCCTGGAGGAGCGGCTGTATGGGCATCTGAGGAAAgcgggagagagagagaccccCGAGCGCACGGTGGCCGTGGCGGCCAGTGATGCCCCCCCCGACCACAGCCCGGTCTAGGCCCAGCGTGAGGGGGAGAGACCCCGGCACAGGGGGGCTCGGCCCCCACCAAGGGTTCGGGGCTCCATCCCCTCCTGCTGCCGGCATGGGGTGCCCGGTGCGGGAAGGCTGTCCCGGCCCGGGAAGGCCAGGAGGGCACGTGGGGGCCCCTGGCTGTACCCCCACCGCGGGGGTCCGGTAGCGCGGGGTGGCCGAGCCCCCCGGCCCGGGAGCGACGGCCCGGACTGAGAGAGCCCCGGGGGTCGGGGCGCGGAGGAGAAGCCGAGCGTTGGCCGGGGGTCAGCGCTAAGGGACTTTGCTGAACCCCCCAACCCCGCTGAGCCCCCGTGGCACCTCCGCTCTCCCCTCTCTCCGTGGTTTTACAAGCAATAAGCCTCTCGTCCGGCCGGGAATGTCCCCGCCAGGAAGGGGCCGGAGCTGGGTGTCCCCGCTCCGGAGGATGCTGCGGTGCCGCCCCGGCCAgggggcagtttggggaggggggagtcaCCTCCTcaatcccaaaccccctccacGATCTGCAGGGAGCCTGGGATCTAAACTGGAAGCAGGAGGCCTGGGCCAGGGGGATTCCTGAGGGGCTCAAGCACCTCCTGCGGGGGGGGCCCACAGTGGCAGCCtaagggctggggggggggtcaggatcagccccgggaaccccaaaaataccccccggAGGGGTGGGGGCTGCCTGGTGCCTGCCCCCGCTGCTCCCCCCTCGGCCCAGGGTACAGggtgagagcagagcagggggtCCCCAGTGTTTGCTGTGGgtgacccccagtgccccccaccaCCCCAGGAGCTCAGTGGGGGCTCGAGGATATTTATTGATTTTTACAGAGGCGGCGGCTGCTCGGGGTgtgggggggaaagggagatGTGTTCgctttttattgggtttttatttgtttcaaaggatgggtgaaaaagagaaaaaaaagaaactgccccagcccagccccggctgCGTCACCTGGGACTCGGCAGCGGGGGGGGACAGGCagggcccccccaaacccccattgcATGCGAGTAGAGGCCGGGTTGCCCCTTCCCTCTGCGCAGGCTCTGCCCAAAGCCCTCCCTCCATCATCTCCGCGTTTTTAAGTCTAtaaacaaaggagaaatgccAAAACCAACCAACTGTGACGTCTCTGAGCTCTTTTCTTACCTTCTTCCCCCCCCGGAATGGTGCCTGttgagggggtgggggggctccGGACCTGGCATTGCCCCACAAGTGTAGGGTTTGCCTGGGGGGCCATGCCCttccaaaaggaaaaggaggaagaggggctGGTCGTGC
This region of Aphelocoma coerulescens isolate FSJ_1873_10779 chromosome 28, UR_Acoe_1.0, whole genome shotgun sequence genomic DNA includes:
- the CBARP gene encoding voltage-dependent calcium channel beta subunit-associated regulatory protein, encoding MSDDPTPWDNATESATAVPGEVSPQDGYVLLLALLSIFIGGTLVLLSGILIICRRCCEADRRHSRASDDPEKTNTTYLDDSQPAQDITGKAEDPECLSSSSYRDAESERFLSSSSSTARRVSFNEAALFDQGKKTQEKGRRYTLTEGDFHHLKNARLTHLHLPPPALKIVTIHECESSENSLAMTPRLPPPKPGLAIFQPPAGALPRPVLPSHAVGPSSALPGDTYNSTVDTSFTEASPSTSSNSGEGPSFTAAPRSGKAAGVGSAGPGEIPPTPPQGTVLQFFTRLRRHASLDGASPYFRIKKWKLESTQRASSLDTRGSPKRRQFQRQRAASESMDQEDRDPHQTDIIQYIAHTDDVAFHPAGGPFLPSPASPPPSLGRLEPGEGGAGSPGESGVPEQPSAYHDIWSLRASLELYAASERSNDQDSVRSDGGDSVSSTSGVPPCPSPSLDEAEGPEEKFWGRPKPEESEPGTRKLLQMDSGYASIEAPSRGGEEGPPKDQTASEKRICFTSAGRKGTIFESFEGREPEEEEEEEEEEEEDGGSTTLGAAGGGHLRPHSPLAWSPYGQMFPGREGLPRRDYSIDEKTDALFNAFVRHDPQFDESPLRGKHRSRTHLRKQWQHTKQFSDPGVRYPALERHRTPLRRGDSANYPLDARFHSPLPRIVSAGDEEAAEAADGVPPAPALPDPEIQVIVEEPGEAAPEPKAGSEPPEDDDCPGPGRCLGLGSSSELMDKIAGGLEERLYGHLRKAGERETPERTVAVAASDAPPDHSPV